From Rhodococcus sp. B7740, one genomic window encodes:
- the recC gene encoding exodeoxyribonuclease V subunit gamma, translated as MLTLHRAERAGTLAAALAEILSVPLDDPFVPEIVSVPAKGVERWLTQRLSSTLGGSHGDGIAANVDFPSPTRLVSRAIAAVDDIDPDDDPWAPGRVLWTALEVIDECRTETWAAVLFKHLGAGSEDHRVGRRWSTASHVAELFRTYGSQRPQMLRDWFDGRFTDGHGGDLDEDLLWQPRVWAAMRERIGSPSPAERLPQTCARLRDAPESVDLPSRLSVFGPTRLTTDQLEILSALSQARDVHVWVPHPSPSMWRTLAEIPAVTRRRDDTTALAVEHPLLAGLSRDVRELQATIASVATNTVHHQGPEAANTLLGRIQADITADSPPSPEFDDGTTFVDGSVQIHACHGPARQVEVLRESLLHLFAGDPTLEPRDVLVMCPDVETYAPLIRANFGQAALVHPGHRLRVRLADRGLRRTNPVLDVIATVLDFSEGRVTASELLDFAASGPVREKFSFTDDDLERLREWVASSGARWGLTVRQREEYGLNGFRQNTFKSALDRILLGVAADETRNEYLDLALPLDDVDSNDITLAGRFAELVDRLASVLRALAGPASVTEWTRQLGRALDLLADVPTADEWQLAQAHREISDATEHGGTAELRLADVRAMLAGRLAGRPTRANFRTGELTVCTMVPMRSVPHRVVVLLGLDDEVFPRVGSIDGDDILARDPAVGERDIRSEDRQLLLDAVMSAEEKLLLFYTGADPVDGSIKPPAIPLRELMDVLEVTAGASVEHRHPLQPFDPHNFEAEHPFSFDTVALAGAVSQQRTPDPVAPFLLHALPPTDRGDVELAELIAFVENPVQAFLRQRLGFRVPELEDDLADSLDIELDPLSRWNIGDRMLAAVLAGGDIGEFADAEWRRGTLPPFHQGRREMSDIRQIVGIIADAAAPFHEGPAETVDVAVDLGDGRRLTGTVTGIHGRTLARSSYSRLAAKHRLAAWVRLLAVAASQPGEWSAVTIGRASGMRPPRRSRLTAPRDPAAVLRDLVDLRDRGMTSPLPISTGTASAYAEKRFGGGTIEDGYESATWAWRGDFGDGTDRSLRYVHGSTLSFQTLLAATPHADETEPSNEKSRFGILARKLWDPLLTAENMGNA; from the coding sequence GTGTTGACGCTCCACCGCGCCGAACGCGCCGGAACACTCGCGGCTGCACTCGCCGAGATCTTGTCCGTTCCGTTGGACGATCCGTTCGTACCCGAGATCGTGTCGGTCCCGGCGAAGGGCGTCGAGCGTTGGCTCACCCAGCGACTGTCGAGCACCCTGGGCGGTTCGCACGGCGACGGCATCGCAGCGAACGTCGACTTCCCGAGCCCGACGCGATTGGTATCGCGCGCCATCGCGGCGGTCGACGACATCGACCCCGACGATGATCCGTGGGCTCCTGGCCGGGTTCTCTGGACGGCGCTGGAGGTGATCGACGAGTGCCGCACCGAGACCTGGGCGGCCGTCCTGTTCAAGCACCTCGGTGCCGGTTCCGAGGATCACCGGGTGGGACGCCGCTGGTCGACGGCTTCGCATGTGGCAGAACTGTTTCGCACTTACGGATCACAACGTCCTCAGATGCTGCGCGACTGGTTCGACGGGCGTTTCACCGACGGCCACGGCGGCGATCTCGACGAGGACCTGCTGTGGCAACCGCGGGTGTGGGCCGCGATGCGCGAGCGGATCGGCAGCCCGAGCCCGGCCGAACGACTGCCGCAGACCTGCGCGCGACTCAGGGATGCACCGGAGTCGGTGGACCTACCGAGCCGGTTGTCGGTGTTCGGTCCGACCCGGCTAACCACCGATCAGCTCGAGATACTGAGTGCACTGTCGCAGGCTCGGGATGTGCACGTCTGGGTTCCGCATCCCAGCCCGTCGATGTGGCGCACCCTCGCCGAGATTCCGGCGGTGACGCGCCGACGAGACGATACGACGGCTCTGGCCGTCGAGCACCCACTGCTGGCCGGCCTCTCGCGAGACGTGCGAGAACTCCAGGCCACCATCGCGTCGGTGGCGACGAACACCGTGCATCACCAGGGCCCGGAAGCGGCGAACACCCTGCTCGGTCGAATTCAAGCCGACATCACCGCCGATTCGCCTCCGTCTCCCGAATTCGACGACGGCACAACGTTCGTCGACGGATCGGTGCAGATTCACGCCTGTCACGGACCTGCTCGACAGGTCGAAGTGCTGCGCGAGTCGTTGTTGCATCTGTTCGCCGGCGACCCGACGCTCGAACCACGGGACGTGCTGGTCATGTGTCCGGATGTCGAGACCTATGCGCCGCTGATTCGCGCGAACTTCGGGCAGGCGGCGCTGGTGCATCCTGGACACCGGTTGCGGGTGCGCCTGGCCGATCGAGGCCTGCGCCGCACCAACCCCGTCCTCGATGTCATCGCCACGGTGCTGGATTTCTCGGAGGGGCGGGTGACGGCGAGCGAGCTGTTGGACTTCGCTGCGAGCGGCCCGGTGCGGGAGAAGTTCTCGTTCACCGACGACGATCTCGAGCGCCTGCGCGAGTGGGTGGCGAGCTCCGGTGCTCGCTGGGGACTGACGGTTCGGCAACGAGAAGAATACGGCTTGAACGGTTTTCGCCAGAACACATTCAAATCTGCGCTCGACCGCATCCTGCTGGGAGTGGCCGCGGACGAGACTCGTAACGAATACCTCGACCTCGCGCTGCCCCTCGACGACGTCGACAGCAACGACATCACCCTCGCCGGCCGCTTCGCCGAGCTCGTCGATCGGCTTGCCTCGGTGCTCCGCGCACTTGCCGGTCCGGCATCGGTGACCGAGTGGACCCGGCAGCTCGGGCGCGCCCTCGATCTCCTCGCAGACGTGCCCACCGCCGACGAATGGCAACTGGCACAGGCACATCGAGAGATCTCCGACGCCACCGAACACGGTGGCACCGCCGAGCTACGGCTCGCGGACGTGCGCGCCATGTTGGCCGGCAGACTGGCCGGTCGACCCACCCGTGCGAACTTTCGCACCGGCGAGCTGACCGTGTGCACCATGGTGCCGATGCGCTCGGTGCCGCACCGAGTGGTGGTGTTGCTCGGGCTCGACGACGAGGTGTTCCCCCGAGTGGGCAGTATCGACGGAGACGACATCCTCGCCCGTGATCCGGCTGTCGGCGAACGAGATATTCGCAGTGAGGACCGACAACTCCTCCTCGACGCGGTGATGTCCGCCGAGGAGAAGCTGCTCTTGTTCTACACCGGAGCAGACCCCGTCGACGGGTCGATCAAGCCGCCCGCGATCCCGCTGCGAGAGTTGATGGACGTGCTCGAGGTGACGGCGGGCGCAAGCGTCGAACACCGGCATCCGCTACAGCCGTTCGATCCGCACAACTTCGAAGCCGAGCACCCGTTCAGCTTCGACACCGTTGCCCTGGCCGGAGCGGTCTCCCAGCAGCGGACGCCCGATCCGGTGGCACCGTTTCTGCTCCACGCACTACCTCCGACCGATCGCGGGGACGTCGAGCTCGCCGAACTGATCGCATTCGTCGAGAACCCGGTGCAGGCATTTCTACGGCAACGGCTCGGATTTCGAGTTCCGGAGCTCGAGGACGACCTGGCGGACAGTCTGGACATCGAGCTGGATCCGTTGTCCCGGTGGAACATCGGTGATCGGATGCTCGCGGCAGTGCTCGCCGGTGGGGACATCGGGGAATTCGCGGACGCCGAGTGGCGGCGCGGCACCCTCCCTCCGTTCCATCAGGGCCGCAGAGAGATGTCCGACATCCGGCAGATCGTCGGAATCATCGCCGACGCGGCCGCTCCCTTTCACGAGGGTCCGGCCGAGACCGTCGACGTCGCGGTCGATCTCGGTGACGGACGCCGCCTGACCGGCACCGTCACCGGAATTCACGGCCGTACGCTGGCGAGATCGTCCTACTCGCGCCTGGCCGCCAAACATCGACTGGCCGCGTGGGTGAGGTTGCTGGCGGTGGCCGCATCCCAGCCAGGGGAGTGGAGCGCCGTCACCATCGGCCGGGCGAGCGGGATGCGCCCGCCTCGTCGCTCTCGGTTGACCGCCCCGCGGGACCCCGCAGCCGTGCTGCGTGACCTGGTGGACCTGCGTGATCGCGGAATGACCTCGCCGCTGCCGATATCGACCGGTACCGCGTCGGCCTACGCGGAGAAGCGCTTCGGTGGCGGAACCATCGAGGACGGCTACGAGTCGGCCACGTGGGCGTGGCGGGGTGACTTCGGCGACGGGACCGACCGGTCGCTGCGCTACGTCCATGGGTCGACACTGTCGTTCCAGACGTTGCTCGCCGCGACCCCGCATGCCGACGAGACCGAGCCGTCGAACGAGAAGAGCCGTTTCGGAATTCTCGCTCGAAAGCTGTGGGACCCGTTGCTGACCGCCGAGAACATGGGGAACGCATGA
- a CDS encoding excalibur calcium-binding domain-containing protein produces the protein MVSFEFGALLVGALLVGSGVTYLRSSPARGRKVWAVPAIAVLPALFVIGLTTTTESETPTAIAPVAAVPALPTVTTTTAPPSTTKPAPTTTNAAPTTEPVAAAVEIPTTTEYIPLPEPEPVYIPEPVYTPEPVYTPEPVYTAPAPLAAVPSAVSYANCDAVRAAGAAPIYSGDPGYSIKLDRDEDGVGCEN, from the coding sequence GTGGTCTCGTTCGAGTTCGGTGCGCTACTCGTCGGCGCGTTGCTGGTCGGCAGCGGAGTCACGTACCTCCGCTCGTCGCCCGCGCGGGGTCGCAAGGTCTGGGCGGTACCGGCCATCGCCGTCCTCCCCGCCCTGTTCGTGATCGGGCTGACCACCACGACCGAAAGCGAGACCCCGACCGCCATCGCACCGGTCGCGGCCGTGCCCGCGTTGCCGACCGTCACGACGACCACCGCACCGCCGTCGACCACAAAACCGGCCCCGACCACGACGAACGCGGCTCCGACCACCGAGCCGGTCGCCGCCGCCGTCGAGATACCGACGACCACGGAATACATCCCGTTGCCCGAGCCCGAACCTGTGTACATCCCGGAGCCCGTCTACACGCCGGAACCGGTGTACACACCCGAGCCCGTCTACACCGCTCCCGCGCCGTTGGCCGCAGTGCCTTCCGCTGTCTCGTACGCCAATTGCGATGCGGTCCGTGCGGCGGGTGCAGCCCCGATCTACTCCGGGGATCCGGGCTACAGCATCAAACTGGACCGTGACGAAGATGGCGTCGGCTGCGAGAACTGA
- a CDS encoding O-acetyl-ADP-ribose deacetylase: MTVIDVVQSDITDVAADAIVNAANTRLLGGGGVDGAIHRAGGPEILAECKALRATTLPHGLDIGAAVATTAGRLRAGCVIHTVGPRYSPHEDRSELLRLCYARSLALAASMNMKSIAFPLVSGGSYGWPMQDAVTQQVLAVKAARPSVDLVMLVAYSHEAADLTRRLVG, translated from the coding sequence ATGACAGTCATCGACGTCGTCCAGAGCGACATCACGGACGTGGCGGCAGACGCGATCGTCAACGCTGCCAACACGCGATTGCTCGGCGGCGGGGGAGTGGACGGTGCCATCCATCGAGCCGGTGGACCCGAGATCCTCGCAGAATGCAAGGCGCTGCGGGCCACCACCCTGCCCCACGGCCTCGACATCGGGGCAGCCGTCGCCACCACCGCGGGCCGACTTCGAGCCGGCTGTGTCATCCACACCGTCGGCCCGCGCTACTCCCCGCACGAGGACAGATCGGAGCTGCTGCGACTGTGCTACGCCCGGAGTCTGGCGCTGGCAGCGTCGATGAACATGAAGTCCATCGCATTTCCACTGGTTTCCGGCGGCTCCTATGGATGGCCGATGCAGGATGCAGTCACCCAACAAGTCCTGGCAGTCAAAGCTGCCCGACCGTCGGTCGACCTCGTCATGCTCGTCGCCTACTCCCACGAAGCCGCGGACCTGACACGGCGGTTGGTGGGTTGA
- a CDS encoding VOC family protein: MIEHVLAVVAVRDIDSARQWYEQLFDRRPDNNPMPSLVEWRLASAAWLQVTVDPERAGSSLFNVAVGDIEVFVDAARSRGIDFGTIVDANKGVRLTTVSDPDGNSITAIGGFREHY, translated from the coding sequence ATGATCGAACATGTGCTTGCCGTGGTGGCGGTGCGCGATATCGACTCGGCACGACAGTGGTACGAGCAGCTGTTCGACCGCCGCCCCGACAACAATCCGATGCCGAGTCTGGTGGAGTGGCGGCTTGCTTCGGCTGCGTGGCTGCAGGTGACCGTCGATCCCGAGCGGGCAGGCTCGTCGTTGTTCAACGTTGCCGTCGGAGACATCGAGGTGTTCGTCGATGCCGCTCGTTCCCGCGGCATCGACTTCGGCACCATCGTCGACGCGAACAAGGGGGTCAGACTGACGACCGTCTCCGATCCCGACGGCAATTCCATCACTGCGATCGGCGGCTTTCGCGAGCACTACTGA